One window of Chloroflexota bacterium genomic DNA carries:
- a CDS encoding FtsQ-type POTRA domain-containing protein: MSRAVPTRATPAAHRRPTARGATPVTTRGRAQIAQRGRRGPGVLHRIFSAWLLGKLLALAILAGDLVVIVQGAVAPTLQVRETLVYGADLVPVTEITPFLPTSGTSIFAVRGMRIARAMEGIPAVKSAEVRAVLPSTVNVFLQERMPVAAWVVGQSRALIDEDGLVLGDADALRPESPLREIAPSLPAISAPEGPAVQLGDRVDPAVVHVAQSVGPRLVAIGMPGSQVEYHPATGVSLVVPGGPRIILGNADDLAAKLDAVQAIRGHLDATHQTAQLIDVRFLERPYYR; this comes from the coding sequence AGGCGACCGACCGCCCGGGGCGCCACGCCCGTTACGACGCGTGGCCGCGCACAGATAGCCCAGCGGGGCCGCCGCGGACCCGGAGTTCTCCACCGAATCTTCAGCGCCTGGCTACTCGGCAAACTCCTGGCGCTCGCGATTCTCGCGGGCGACCTCGTGGTGATCGTCCAGGGCGCGGTCGCGCCAACCTTGCAGGTCCGGGAAACGCTGGTATACGGCGCGGACCTCGTTCCCGTGACCGAGATTACCCCATTTCTTCCGACATCCGGCACGAGCATCTTCGCCGTGCGCGGCATGCGAATCGCACGCGCGATGGAAGGGATTCCCGCCGTAAAATCAGCCGAGGTCCGGGCAGTGCTTCCCTCCACCGTCAACGTCTTTCTTCAGGAGCGGATGCCCGTAGCCGCCTGGGTGGTGGGGCAGAGCCGCGCGCTCATCGACGAAGATGGCCTCGTGCTTGGTGACGCGGACGCCCTCCGGCCGGAGTCGCCGCTGCGCGAGATTGCGCCGTCGTTGCCGGCGATCAGCGCGCCCGAGGGCCCCGCGGTGCAACTTGGGGATCGAGTTGACCCGGCTGTCGTGCATGTGGCTCAATCGGTCGGTCCGCGCCTGGTCGCCATCGGGATGCCGGGGAGTCAGGTAGAGTACCATCCTGCAACCGGGGTCAGCCTGGTCGTGCCCGGGGGACCGCGCATCATCCTGGGGAACGCCGACGATCTAGCCGCGAAGCTGGATGCGGTGCAAGCGATCAGGGGACACCTTGACGCCACGCATCAGACGGCGCAGCTCATCGACGTGAGGTTTCTCGAACGGCCGTACTATCGATAG